The genomic region TGACCGCCGAGCGGGTGGGAACCATCGACGTGGCGACGGGCGCCGGCATCGGCATCGACGCCCTCGAGGTCGATTCGACCGGTGAGCGCCTCTACATCGCGACCACCGATGCCCGCGGCAGCGGACTGGTGGTCGTCGATATCGAGACCGCACGGGTCGAGCGCGCGGTGCCGATCGGTCCGCCGGTCCGCGATATCGCCATCGCCGACGGAACGGCCTACGTGTTGACCTCGGACCGAGTCAGTGGTGGGGTGCTCAACGTCATCGACCTGGCGACCGGCCGGATCGCGGGCCTCGTCGAAATCGGTGGCGCACCTACGCAATTGGCGATGGGGGCGGACAAAACCCGCGCCTACATCGTCGATTACGACCGGATCGTGGTGGTTTGCGCGATGACGCTCGACGTCGTCGACACCATCGATATGGACGTTCAGCCCTCCAGTGTCGCGGTCGACTTCCATGGTGGTCGCCTCTACGTCGCCGACTACGACGGCGGGGTGACGGTGTTCTCGATCGACACGACGGTGCCGTTGCTGTACTCGCACTTCATCGCCACCGACCCGATCGTCGTCCCCGAGGTCCACGAGCCGGAGCCGGCCACGGTCTAGACACCTGCGCGGCGCACCTCCGGCCCGCGGTTCTCGGTTGCTCTGAAATTGCCGAGAATTGCGTTGAACCTTCCCTGCGGCTGTCCCGTCGTACCGCGTGAAGGCCACCGGGTCTTCGTGACACGAAGGGAGGCGCGGAGTATGCGCGCAACGCTGTTGACACTGGCCGGGATCGCCGCGGCGGCCTGCGGGGCGATCGCCGCGCCTGCGGCCATTGCCTCGGCGGCCGAGTCGGCCGAACTGACCATCGCCCAGTTGGAGGCGCAGGGCTTCGACGTCAAAGTCAACCGAGTCGGGAGTGCACCACTCGATGAATGCCTGGTCACCGATATCCGAAACGCAAGGGAGCGAACGGAATTCGTGCGACGGGGCGACGATTTGATCCAGGTGGTCGCCGATCGTTCGATCACCGTCACCGTCGACTGCTCGCGGTAGGGCGACTTCGGGGTGGTCGGTCGCGCACTGCGACCAACCACATCGAAATGACTACGGGCCGGAACAGTCCAGCGAGACCGAGACCGGCTTGCTGAGGATCACGGGGAAGAGCACGCCATCCTGGTTTCCGCCCAGGAGCGGCACCAACTGAGTGAACTCCTGCGGATTGCGGACACTGGTCACGACGCACTGATCGAGCGGTCCGGTCCCGATCTTGTCGATCCGGACCGTGTAGCCCTCGGACTCCAGCTTCTCGATCACCTCGGCTGCCGTCTCCTGCTGAGCCGACGCCAGCGCGGCCGGCGCGACCAACAGCCCACTCACACCCGCAGCCACGGCAACCATCCGAATAATCTGCATGGGCCGACCTCCCGTTCCGTGTCCGGTCAATGATCCACCATTACCGCTCGGCGCGCTGGTAAGCCGTCACCACGGCCGCGCCGCCGAGGCCGATGTTGTGCTGCAGCGCGGCCGTCACATCGTCGACCTGGCGGGCGTCGGCCATGCCACGCAGTTGCCACGTCAGCTCCGCGCATTGGGCCAGCCCCGTCGCGCCCAGCGGATGGCCCTTGGAGATCAGGCCGCCGGAGGGGTTGACCACCCAGCGACCGCCGTAGGTGGTGTCGTTGTTGTCGATCAGCTTCGGGGCCTCGCCCTCACCGCACAGCCCCAGAGCCTCGTAGAGCAGCAATTCGTTGGCCGAGAAGCAGTCGTGCAGTTCGATGACCTGAAAGTCGCTGGGCCCCAGGCCTGATTGCTCGTAGACCTGTCGCGAGGCCTGGACGTTCATGTCGTAGCCGATGACGTTGCGGGCGCTGCCGTCGAACGTGGACTCGAAGTCGGTGGTCATCGCCTGTCCGACGATTTCCACCGCCCGGCCGGCCAGGCCGTGCTTGTCGACGAACTCCTCGCTGGCCAGGATCGCCGCACCCGAGCCGTCGGACGTCGGCGAGCACTGCAACTTGGTCACCGGGTCGGAGATCATCCTTGCGCCGAGGATGTCGTCGAGGCTGTACTCCTCCTGGAACTGCGCGTACGGATTGTTCACCGAGTGTTTGTGGTTCTTGTAGCCGATCTTGGCGAAATGTTCGGCGGTGGAACCGTATTGGCGCATGTGTTCGCGGCCGGCAGCGGCGAACATCCACGGTGCCACGGGGAATGCGAACTCCTCGATCTCGGTGAGCGCTTTGATGTGCCTGCCCAGTGGCGATTCGCGGTCCTCGGCGCCACCCTGAAGCGCGCCAGGCTGCATCTTCTCGAAGCCCAGCGCGATGGTGCAGTCGGCGAGCCCGCCGCGAATCGTCTGC from Mycobacterium sp. IDR2000157661 harbors:
- a CDS encoding YncE family protein → MRMASFLVRENASESRVNSEAKVTPGALSSVAVRRGPIGDIATTGRGATLVTHPGDDSVTLLNPRTLAVEAIMAVPGEPFAVAVTADRAYVSTSSWSHKDEVAVIDPATRTVLRTYPLAFSITALAVSPDGKRVYAGRTGDGHIDVAVIDVTAERVGTIDVATGAGIGIDALEVDSTGERLYIATTDARGSGLVVVDIETARVERAVPIGPPVRDIAIADGTAYVLTSDRVSGGVLNVIDLATGRIAGLVEIGGAPTQLAMGADKTRAYIVDYDRIVVVCAMTLDVVDTIDMDVQPSSVAVDFHGGRLYVADYDGGVTVFSIDTTVPLLYSHFIATDPIVVPEVHEPEPATV
- a CDS encoding lipid-transfer protein, which produces MTARSNKVFVVGVGMTKFEKPGRREGWDYPQMAKESGTKALDDAGIHYSQVQQGFVGYCTGDSTSGNRALYELGMTGIPIVNVNNNCSTGSTALFLAAQTIRGGLADCTIALGFEKMQPGALQGGAEDRESPLGRHIKALTEIEEFAFPVAPWMFAAAGREHMRQYGSTAEHFAKIGYKNHKHSVNNPYAQFQEEYSLDDILGARMISDPVTKLQCSPTSDGSGAAILASEEFVDKHGLAGRAVEIVGQAMTTDFESTFDGSARNVIGYDMNVQASRQVYEQSGLGPSDFQVIELHDCFSANELLLYEALGLCGEGEAPKLIDNNDTTYGGRWVVNPSGGLISKGHPLGATGLAQCAELTWQLRGMADARQVDDVTAALQHNIGLGGAAVVTAYQRAER